The following proteins are encoded in a genomic region of Sesamum indicum cultivar Zhongzhi No. 13 linkage group LG8, S_indicum_v1.0, whole genome shotgun sequence:
- the LOC105167539 gene encoding beta-glucosidase 12-like isoform X1, with amino-acid sequence MMMGTQNYLLFVLSLIALSVSSNGNSTAESKCDCHHTSINAGNFPGGFIFGAASSAYQCEGAFNVNAKGQSMWDNFTHMYPDKILDHSNGDTAVDSYHRYKEDVKIARYLGLDAYRFSISWPRILPGGTIKEGVNREGIDYYNNLINELLANGIEPFVTILHFDVPQALQDAYGGFLNAQIVDDFLDFSDLLFHQFGDRVKYWVTINEPWTFTVYGYAYGLFAPGRCSNWQGLNCTGGDSAIEPYLVAHNQLLAHSAVVNLYRNKYQVPWIRTSLNFLNHMYKEVLLRFNFDKGMQAIQKGKIGISFASYWFEPHDETIENKKAKDRALDFMLGWFMEPLTRGTYPESMRVRVRGRLPKFTREEINMMEGSFDFIGFNYYGAMYAFNKPNSSSFSYTTDSEIDITGRRNGKPIGEQARNSSRIYIYPQGLRKILRHIEEKYNDPLIYITENGLDEATNDTSGISYAIKDDMRKDYIHDHICCLHEAMEKDGANVKGYFVWSLMDNFEWASGFSVRFGLNYVDFKDKTLRRYPKQSALWFKNFLLKRMLSCED; translated from the exons ATGATGATGGGAACTCAAAATTACTTACTCTTTGTTCTTTCACTCATAGCTCTTTCAGTCTCTAGTAATGGTAATTCCACCGCAGAATCCAAGTGTGACTGCCATCACACATCAATCAACGCTGGAAATTTTCCAGGAGGTTTTATCTTTGGGGCAGCATCATCAGCTTATCAG TGTGAAGGTGCATTCAATGTAAATGCCAAAGGCCAGAGCATGTGGGATAATTTCACTCACATGTATCCAG ACAAGATATTGGACCACAGTAACGGAGACACAGCAGTTGATTCCTATCATCGCTACAAG GAAGATGTGAAGATTGCAAGATATTTGGGTCTTGATGCCTACAGATTTTCAATATCATGGCCTAGGATATTGCCAG GTGGAACGATCAAGGAAGGTGTGAATCGAGAGGGGAttgattattacaataatctcaTCAATGAACTTCTGGCTAATG GGATAGAGCCTTTTGTGACTATTCTCCACTTCGATGTTCCACAAGCTCTGCAAGATGCATATGGTGGATTCCTAAATGCTCAAATTGT GGATGATTTTTTGGACTTCTCAGACCTCCTGTTTCACCAATTTGGTGACCGCGTCAAGTATTGGGTCACTATAAATGAACCATGGACATTCACTGTTTATGGTTATGCATATGGTTTATTTGCACCAGGCCGTTGTTCAAACTGGCAAGGGCTCAATTGCACTGGAGGCGATTCAGCCATAGAACCATACCTTGTGGCCCACAACCAACTTCTTGCCCACTCAgctgttgtaaatttgtacAGAAACAAGTATCAGGTCCCTTGGATAAGAACCTCcttgaatttcttgaatcaTATGTACAAGGAAGTTTTGTTACGATTTAACTTTGACAAAGGCATGCAGGCAATACAAAAGGGGAAGATTGGAATATCATTTGCTTCATATTGGTTTGAGCCACACGACGAAACAATTGAGAATAAGAAGGCAAAAGATAGAGCCCTTGATTTCATGCTAGGATG GTTTATGGAACCATTAACACGAGGTACTTATCCAGAGAGTATGAGGGTCCGAGTAAGAGGCCGATTGCCCAAGTTTACTAGAGAGGAAATAAACATGATGGAAGGGTCCTTTGATTTCATTGGATTCAATTATTACGGTGCTATGTATGCATTTAACAAACCCAACTCGTCCAGCTTCAGCTACACCACGGATTCTGAGATTGACATCACAG GGAGGAGAAATGGGAAGCCAATAGGTGAACAAGCAAGAAATTCAAGCCGGATCTACATATATCCACAGGGACTTCGGAAAATTCTGAGGCACatagaagaaaaatacaatgatCCGCTGATTTACATCACTGAGAATG GGCTTGATGAGGCAACAAATGACACTTCAGGAATATCCTATGCAATAAAAGATGACATGAGGAAAGACTACATCCACGACCACATCTGTTGCCTGCATGAAGCAATGGA GAAAGATGGAGCTAATGTTAAGGGATATTTCGTGTGGTCGTTGATGGATAATTTCGAGTGGGCTTCCGGATTTTCAGTTCGCTTTGGACTTAATTATGTGGATTTCAAAGATAAGACGTTGAGACGATACCCCAAGCAGTCTGCCCTCTGGTTCAAGAATTT
- the LOC105167539 gene encoding beta-glucosidase 12-like isoform X2 produces MMMGTQNYLLFVLSLIALSVSSNGNSTAESKCDCHHTSINAGNFPGGFIFGAASSAYQCEGAFNVNAKGQSMWDNFTHMYPDKILDHSNGDTAVDSYHRYKEDVKIARYLGLDAYRFSISWPRILPGGTIKEGVNREGIDYYNNLINELLANGIEPFVTILHFDVPQALQDAYGGFLNAQIVDDFLDFSDLLFHQFGDRVKYWVTINEPWTFTVYGYAYGLFAPGRCSNWQGLNCTGGDSAIEPYLVAHNQLLAHSAVVNLYRNKYQAIQKGKIGISFASYWFEPHDETIENKKAKDRALDFMLGWFMEPLTRGTYPESMRVRVRGRLPKFTREEINMMEGSFDFIGFNYYGAMYAFNKPNSSSFSYTTDSEIDITGRRNGKPIGEQARNSSRIYIYPQGLRKILRHIEEKYNDPLIYITENGLDEATNDTSGISYAIKDDMRKDYIHDHICCLHEAMEKDGANVKGYFVWSLMDNFEWASGFSVRFGLNYVDFKDKTLRRYPKQSALWFKNFLLKRMLSCED; encoded by the exons ATGATGATGGGAACTCAAAATTACTTACTCTTTGTTCTTTCACTCATAGCTCTTTCAGTCTCTAGTAATGGTAATTCCACCGCAGAATCCAAGTGTGACTGCCATCACACATCAATCAACGCTGGAAATTTTCCAGGAGGTTTTATCTTTGGGGCAGCATCATCAGCTTATCAG TGTGAAGGTGCATTCAATGTAAATGCCAAAGGCCAGAGCATGTGGGATAATTTCACTCACATGTATCCAG ACAAGATATTGGACCACAGTAACGGAGACACAGCAGTTGATTCCTATCATCGCTACAAG GAAGATGTGAAGATTGCAAGATATTTGGGTCTTGATGCCTACAGATTTTCAATATCATGGCCTAGGATATTGCCAG GTGGAACGATCAAGGAAGGTGTGAATCGAGAGGGGAttgattattacaataatctcaTCAATGAACTTCTGGCTAATG GGATAGAGCCTTTTGTGACTATTCTCCACTTCGATGTTCCACAAGCTCTGCAAGATGCATATGGTGGATTCCTAAATGCTCAAATTGT GGATGATTTTTTGGACTTCTCAGACCTCCTGTTTCACCAATTTGGTGACCGCGTCAAGTATTGGGTCACTATAAATGAACCATGGACATTCACTGTTTATGGTTATGCATATGGTTTATTTGCACCAGGCCGTTGTTCAAACTGGCAAGGGCTCAATTGCACTGGAGGCGATTCAGCCATAGAACCATACCTTGTGGCCCACAACCAACTTCTTGCCCACTCAgctgttgtaaatttgtacAGAAACAAGTATCAG GCAATACAAAAGGGGAAGATTGGAATATCATTTGCTTCATATTGGTTTGAGCCACACGACGAAACAATTGAGAATAAGAAGGCAAAAGATAGAGCCCTTGATTTCATGCTAGGATG GTTTATGGAACCATTAACACGAGGTACTTATCCAGAGAGTATGAGGGTCCGAGTAAGAGGCCGATTGCCCAAGTTTACTAGAGAGGAAATAAACATGATGGAAGGGTCCTTTGATTTCATTGGATTCAATTATTACGGTGCTATGTATGCATTTAACAAACCCAACTCGTCCAGCTTCAGCTACACCACGGATTCTGAGATTGACATCACAG GGAGGAGAAATGGGAAGCCAATAGGTGAACAAGCAAGAAATTCAAGCCGGATCTACATATATCCACAGGGACTTCGGAAAATTCTGAGGCACatagaagaaaaatacaatgatCCGCTGATTTACATCACTGAGAATG GGCTTGATGAGGCAACAAATGACACTTCAGGAATATCCTATGCAATAAAAGATGACATGAGGAAAGACTACATCCACGACCACATCTGTTGCCTGCATGAAGCAATGGA GAAAGATGGAGCTAATGTTAAGGGATATTTCGTGTGGTCGTTGATGGATAATTTCGAGTGGGCTTCCGGATTTTCAGTTCGCTTTGGACTTAATTATGTGGATTTCAAAGATAAGACGTTGAGACGATACCCCAAGCAGTCTGCCCTCTGGTTCAAGAATTT
- the LOC105167539 gene encoding beta-glucosidase 12-like isoform X3 yields MWDNFTHMYPDKILDHSNGDTAVDSYHRYKEDVKIARYLGLDAYRFSISWPRILPGGTIKEGVNREGIDYYNNLINELLANGIEPFVTILHFDVPQALQDAYGGFLNAQIVDDFLDFSDLLFHQFGDRVKYWVTINEPWTFTVYGYAYGLFAPGRCSNWQGLNCTGGDSAIEPYLVAHNQLLAHSAVVNLYRNKYQVPWIRTSLNFLNHMYKEVLLRFNFDKGMQAIQKGKIGISFASYWFEPHDETIENKKAKDRALDFMLGWFMEPLTRGTYPESMRVRVRGRLPKFTREEINMMEGSFDFIGFNYYGAMYAFNKPNSSSFSYTTDSEIDITGRRNGKPIGEQARNSSRIYIYPQGLRKILRHIEEKYNDPLIYITENGLDEATNDTSGISYAIKDDMRKDYIHDHICCLHEAMEKDGANVKGYFVWSLMDNFEWASGFSVRFGLNYVDFKDKTLRRYPKQSALWFKNFLLKRMLSCED; encoded by the exons ATGTGGGATAATTTCACTCACATGTATCCAG ACAAGATATTGGACCACAGTAACGGAGACACAGCAGTTGATTCCTATCATCGCTACAAG GAAGATGTGAAGATTGCAAGATATTTGGGTCTTGATGCCTACAGATTTTCAATATCATGGCCTAGGATATTGCCAG GTGGAACGATCAAGGAAGGTGTGAATCGAGAGGGGAttgattattacaataatctcaTCAATGAACTTCTGGCTAATG GGATAGAGCCTTTTGTGACTATTCTCCACTTCGATGTTCCACAAGCTCTGCAAGATGCATATGGTGGATTCCTAAATGCTCAAATTGT GGATGATTTTTTGGACTTCTCAGACCTCCTGTTTCACCAATTTGGTGACCGCGTCAAGTATTGGGTCACTATAAATGAACCATGGACATTCACTGTTTATGGTTATGCATATGGTTTATTTGCACCAGGCCGTTGTTCAAACTGGCAAGGGCTCAATTGCACTGGAGGCGATTCAGCCATAGAACCATACCTTGTGGCCCACAACCAACTTCTTGCCCACTCAgctgttgtaaatttgtacAGAAACAAGTATCAGGTCCCTTGGATAAGAACCTCcttgaatttcttgaatcaTATGTACAAGGAAGTTTTGTTACGATTTAACTTTGACAAAGGCATGCAGGCAATACAAAAGGGGAAGATTGGAATATCATTTGCTTCATATTGGTTTGAGCCACACGACGAAACAATTGAGAATAAGAAGGCAAAAGATAGAGCCCTTGATTTCATGCTAGGATG GTTTATGGAACCATTAACACGAGGTACTTATCCAGAGAGTATGAGGGTCCGAGTAAGAGGCCGATTGCCCAAGTTTACTAGAGAGGAAATAAACATGATGGAAGGGTCCTTTGATTTCATTGGATTCAATTATTACGGTGCTATGTATGCATTTAACAAACCCAACTCGTCCAGCTTCAGCTACACCACGGATTCTGAGATTGACATCACAG GGAGGAGAAATGGGAAGCCAATAGGTGAACAAGCAAGAAATTCAAGCCGGATCTACATATATCCACAGGGACTTCGGAAAATTCTGAGGCACatagaagaaaaatacaatgatCCGCTGATTTACATCACTGAGAATG GGCTTGATGAGGCAACAAATGACACTTCAGGAATATCCTATGCAATAAAAGATGACATGAGGAAAGACTACATCCACGACCACATCTGTTGCCTGCATGAAGCAATGGA GAAAGATGGAGCTAATGTTAAGGGATATTTCGTGTGGTCGTTGATGGATAATTTCGAGTGGGCTTCCGGATTTTCAGTTCGCTTTGGACTTAATTATGTGGATTTCAAAGATAAGACGTTGAGACGATACCCCAAGCAGTCTGCCCTCTGGTTCAAGAATTT
- the LOC105167539 gene encoding beta-glucosidase 12-like isoform X4, giving the protein MPTDFQYHGLGYCQDSGGTIKEGVNREGIDYYNNLINELLANGIEPFVTILHFDVPQALQDAYGGFLNAQIVDDFLDFSDLLFHQFGDRVKYWVTINEPWTFTVYGYAYGLFAPGRCSNWQGLNCTGGDSAIEPYLVAHNQLLAHSAVVNLYRNKYQVPWIRTSLNFLNHMYKEVLLRFNFDKGMQAIQKGKIGISFASYWFEPHDETIENKKAKDRALDFMLGWFMEPLTRGTYPESMRVRVRGRLPKFTREEINMMEGSFDFIGFNYYGAMYAFNKPNSSSFSYTTDSEIDITGRRNGKPIGEQARNSSRIYIYPQGLRKILRHIEEKYNDPLIYITENGLDEATNDTSGISYAIKDDMRKDYIHDHICCLHEAMEKDGANVKGYFVWSLMDNFEWASGFSVRFGLNYVDFKDKTLRRYPKQSALWFKNFLLKRMLSCED; this is encoded by the exons ATGCCTACAGATTTTCAATATCATGGCCTAGGATATTGCCAG GATTCAGGTGGAACGATCAAGGAAGGTGTGAATCGAGAGGGGAttgattattacaataatctcaTCAATGAACTTCTGGCTAATG GGATAGAGCCTTTTGTGACTATTCTCCACTTCGATGTTCCACAAGCTCTGCAAGATGCATATGGTGGATTCCTAAATGCTCAAATTGT GGATGATTTTTTGGACTTCTCAGACCTCCTGTTTCACCAATTTGGTGACCGCGTCAAGTATTGGGTCACTATAAATGAACCATGGACATTCACTGTTTATGGTTATGCATATGGTTTATTTGCACCAGGCCGTTGTTCAAACTGGCAAGGGCTCAATTGCACTGGAGGCGATTCAGCCATAGAACCATACCTTGTGGCCCACAACCAACTTCTTGCCCACTCAgctgttgtaaatttgtacAGAAACAAGTATCAGGTCCCTTGGATAAGAACCTCcttgaatttcttgaatcaTATGTACAAGGAAGTTTTGTTACGATTTAACTTTGACAAAGGCATGCAGGCAATACAAAAGGGGAAGATTGGAATATCATTTGCTTCATATTGGTTTGAGCCACACGACGAAACAATTGAGAATAAGAAGGCAAAAGATAGAGCCCTTGATTTCATGCTAGGATG GTTTATGGAACCATTAACACGAGGTACTTATCCAGAGAGTATGAGGGTCCGAGTAAGAGGCCGATTGCCCAAGTTTACTAGAGAGGAAATAAACATGATGGAAGGGTCCTTTGATTTCATTGGATTCAATTATTACGGTGCTATGTATGCATTTAACAAACCCAACTCGTCCAGCTTCAGCTACACCACGGATTCTGAGATTGACATCACAG GGAGGAGAAATGGGAAGCCAATAGGTGAACAAGCAAGAAATTCAAGCCGGATCTACATATATCCACAGGGACTTCGGAAAATTCTGAGGCACatagaagaaaaatacaatgatCCGCTGATTTACATCACTGAGAATG GGCTTGATGAGGCAACAAATGACACTTCAGGAATATCCTATGCAATAAAAGATGACATGAGGAAAGACTACATCCACGACCACATCTGTTGCCTGCATGAAGCAATGGA GAAAGATGGAGCTAATGTTAAGGGATATTTCGTGTGGTCGTTGATGGATAATTTCGAGTGGGCTTCCGGATTTTCAGTTCGCTTTGGACTTAATTATGTGGATTTCAAAGATAAGACGTTGAGACGATACCCCAAGCAGTCTGCCCTCTGGTTCAAGAATTT